The nucleotide window GCCATGATGTTTTTCAATGCTAATGACCGGGAGAGATGGCGGATCGTTTTGCTCCTTAACAGAAACCGCTGCATCATTCCCTTGAAATCAATTGAATTGTTCGGCGTTGAATTTACGAATGTTTTCATGGAATGCTCCTACCTGAAGTTATGATTCTTAATTTTAAACGGAAATTGTTTTCATATTATAAAGCCAGTGTAAAGATTGGTTTTTTTGTTATAGGTAATGGGTACTTGTATTAAAAATAATGGATAGGCCATTGTATAGGTTGAGAATACAAGGTAGGTTGGTAGGAAAGTTCTGAATATGAACAATTCGTGAATACCTTCTATATAAAAGCTGGATATGTTGGTATATTAATAAAAAATTAATGTAACTTTTACAAAAGGGGTGAAGAAGATGAAGATTAATAGCTTGGTACGAGGCATTAGTTCAGAATCAGAGGAAAGAAAACGCTCCCAGCTCCGCAAAGAGGCGGGCGAAGCATATAAAAAGCATGCACAATATACGGATCCAAGTAAAAACCCACTGCTAAAAGTACTGGAAAACTTGCTTTCCGGTAAAACAGAAAAAGATTTGCTGATGCAGGACAATGCCAAGCAGGCCGAAAATCTTGCAGCAGTAAATGACATCACGTATACACAAACACCAATATTGGATAATATGCGTCTAGCATCGACTGTCCCTTCACCTCAAGATATACTTACAGCAGCAAAAGTATCAACTTCCATTCCGCAAATGCCGGCAAACACTCGAAACCAACATACAGAGCAAGTACAACCAGAGGAACTCGTCTCGTTTTCCAACGAAAGTCTTTCCTATACAATACCGGAAAAGTTCAAGCAAGATTTTGCACGTAATCCAGAAGAGCAAACTGTATTTGGCCGAGAGTTGGAAAAGAGGTTATTCCAGCGTTCATTCAATATAGCTGCACAAAAATACAGCGCACATATTGCCATGGTGAACAACGGTTACCGTTCAGCAGAGGAATCTGTTTTTTCGAAAACTGCATGATAATAAACCCGCTCAGATGGAGTGGGTTTTTTACATTTAAGTAAATTATAAAATGCGTATTAAAGCATAGCACTTAACAAATCATTCAATGGTATAATATTTCCAAAGTTAAGAATATGGAGTGGTCTTTTTGGCGAAGAAGCAAGCAAAAACAAATGCAGTCCGTTTAATTGAGCAGAAAAAAATCATACATGAAATCTTTGAGTATACGATTAACGACGGGGAAGCGGTGGATGGATTGACCGTTGCCGGCAAAATCGGCCAGCCTGCCCTTCATGTCTATAAAACTCTGGTCGCAACTGCAGGAAAAGGCAATTATTTTGTTTTCGTCATTCCGGTAGATGCGGAATTGAATTTAAAGGCCGCAGCAAAAGTGGCAGGGCAAAAGAAAATCGAGATGCTTCCTGTTAAGGAGCTGCTTGGCTTAACCGGTTATATTCGGGGGGGCTGCTCGCCGATCGGCATGAAAAAACTGTTTCCGACAATTATTGAAGAAGCGGCAACTGCACTAGATTATATATTTGTCAGTGCAGGAAAAATCGGGATGCAGATTAAACTTGCACCGGAAGATTTGAAAAAGGCAACGAACGGGCAATTTGCATCGATTGTCTCTAAATAGAAAGAAGGATTGTTGTGTCGAAGAAATTTAAATGGCAATGGGGAAGTTTTTTTGTAGGGATGATGATCATGGCGCTTGGTATTACGATGACGATTAAAGGGAATGTTGTCGGAACAGCTCCATGGGATGTTTTCCATATTGGTCTTTATAAGCAAGTTGGATTGACGATCGGTTCCTGGTCGATTTTAACGGGTCTGACGATTATTATCGGAACATCTATTTATTTGAAACGTATTCCGAAGCTTGCGACGTTTTTAAATATGCTGTTCATCGGTTCATTTATTGATTTGTTCAACTGGCTTCTGCCAGAGACGAGTATTTTTATACTGGAACTTTCGTATTTTACAGCCGGCTTTTTTGTAATGAGCATTGGTTGTGCACTCTATATTGCGGCAAGTCTTGGCGAAGGTCCGCGTGATACGATTATGATGATTATTGCGAGTAAAGGCTATTCTGTGAAAACAGGGCGGCTCGTAATGGAAGTATTTGCGACAGGTGCCGGATGGCTGCTTGGTGGTCCTGTTGGTTTCGGGACAGTTATTTTAGCGCTCGGCACAGGTTATGTCATTCAGCCTTCACTATTTTTCTTTAAAAGAAAGCTTGAGGAGATAATCGGAGAGCCACTTACATAAAATTTTCATTCTCTGTGCTAAAATATAATGGAAATAGATATTGAAAGGATGAACGCGCATGTCAAACGTATTAGACACCTTTTTGGATGAAAACTTACTGGCACTACAAGCACAAGGTTTATACAACGAAATCGATCCGGTAGAGGGAGCAAATGGCCCGATTATTAAAGTTGGAGGCAAACAGCTTGTAAACCTGTCATCAAACAACTACTTAGGTTTGGCGACGAACGATGAGCTGAAAAAAATTGCTCAGGATACAATCGCCTCATATGGTGTTGGTGCAGGGGCTGTTCGTACAATTAACGGCACGCTCGATCTACACGTAAAACTGGAAGAAACATTGGCGAAATTTAAAGGTACAGAAGCAGCGATCAGCTACCAATCAGGCTTCAATTGTAATATGGCGGCAATTTCTGCTGTTATGGACAAAAATGATGCGATTTTATCGGATGCATTAAACCATGCTTCAATTATCGATGGCTGCCGTTTATCTAAAGCAAAAATTATCCCATTCGCCCATTCAGATATGGATGATTTACGCGCAAAAGCAAAAGATGCAACAGAATCTGGCCTTTACAATAAAGTAATGGTCATTACTGATGGTGTTTTCTCGATGGATGGCGATATTGCCAAGCTTCCGGAAATCGTGGAAATCGCAAAAGAGTTTGATTTAATTACGTATGTAGACGATGCACACGGTTCAGGTGTTACAGGTAAAGGTGCCGGAACAGTGAAGCAGTTCGGTCTGCAGCACGATATCGACTTCCAAATCGGTACATTGTCAAAAGCAATCGGTGTTGTTGGCGGCTATGTAGCAGGGAAGAAAAATCTGATCGACTGGCTAAAGGTCCGTTCCCGTCCATTTTTATTCTCAACAGCATTACCGCCAGGGGATGTTGCGGCGATTACACGTGCTGTAGAGATGATTATGGAATCGACTGAGTTGCATGACAAGCTTTGGGAAAACGGTCAGTATTTAAAAGATGGCCTAGCAAAACTTGGCTTTAATATCGGGGAATCGGAAACACCGATTACACCATGTATTATTGGCGAAGAAAAGCTGACACAGCAATTCTCGAAACGCTTGCTTGAAGAAGGTGTGTACGCAAAAGCAATCGTGTTCCCGACAGTGCCAAAAGGAACAGGCCGCGTGCGCAATATGCCAACAGCAGCACATACGAAAGAAATGCTCGATGAAGCACTGGCGATTTACGAAAAAGTAGGCCGCGAGTTGGAAGTAATTAAATAAGCAATGTAAAGCTCAGCACTTTTTAGATGGTGCTGAGCTTTTTTGTTGAGGATTAAGTAAGTGCAATTGAGGATTACTGAGAGGAGATTGAGGATTAAGTAAAGGCAAGTGAGGATTACTGAATATGATTTGAGGATTATTTAACCGAAAGTGAGGATAAAACAAAAAATGCGGCAAATAAATCGCCGCATTTGGATAACTGAATAATCAAAAGCTATTTCAAAACCGTCTCCTTAAACAGACCAAGCTTCGCGACACGCTGCATTGCT belongs to Solibacillus sp. FSL W7-1436 and includes:
- the ybaK gene encoding Cys-tRNA(Pro) deacylase; this encodes MAKKQAKTNAVRLIEQKKIIHEIFEYTINDGEAVDGLTVAGKIGQPALHVYKTLVATAGKGNYFVFVIPVDAELNLKAAAKVAGQKKIEMLPVKELLGLTGYIRGGCSPIGMKKLFPTIIEEAATALDYIFVSAGKIGMQIKLAPEDLKKATNGQFASIVSK
- a CDS encoding YczE/YyaS/YitT family protein; the protein is MSKKFKWQWGSFFVGMMIMALGITMTIKGNVVGTAPWDVFHIGLYKQVGLTIGSWSILTGLTIIIGTSIYLKRIPKLATFLNMLFIGSFIDLFNWLLPETSIFILELSYFTAGFFVMSIGCALYIAASLGEGPRDTIMMIIASKGYSVKTGRLVMEVFATGAGWLLGGPVGFGTVILALGTGYVIQPSLFFFKRKLEEIIGEPLT
- a CDS encoding glycine C-acetyltransferase; its protein translation is MSNVLDTFLDENLLALQAQGLYNEIDPVEGANGPIIKVGGKQLVNLSSNNYLGLATNDELKKIAQDTIASYGVGAGAVRTINGTLDLHVKLEETLAKFKGTEAAISYQSGFNCNMAAISAVMDKNDAILSDALNHASIIDGCRLSKAKIIPFAHSDMDDLRAKAKDATESGLYNKVMVITDGVFSMDGDIAKLPEIVEIAKEFDLITYVDDAHGSGVTGKGAGTVKQFGLQHDIDFQIGTLSKAIGVVGGYVAGKKNLIDWLKVRSRPFLFSTALPPGDVAAITRAVEMIMESTELHDKLWENGQYLKDGLAKLGFNIGESETPITPCIIGEEKLTQQFSKRLLEEGVYAKAIVFPTVPKGTGRVRNMPTAAHTKEMLDEALAIYEKVGRELEVIK